One genomic segment of Brassica napus cultivar Da-Ae chromosome A3, Da-Ae, whole genome shotgun sequence includes these proteins:
- the LOC125589917 gene encoding probable carboxylesterase SOBER1-like, with amino-acid sequence MRTSTLTKPIVLLSIALLSTVIFFAFFFENKPYSSSFPSSSDTMARTFVLWLHGLGDSGPANEPIKSLFKSPEFRNTKWLFPSAPPNPVSCNHGMVMPSWFDIRELPLTAGSPNDESSVLEAVKNVHAIIDKEISGGIKPENVYICGFSQGGALTLASVLLYPKTLGGGAVFSGWVPFNSSVINQFTKDAIKTPILWSHGIDDKTVLFEAGQAALPFLQQAGVTCEFKAYPDLGHSISNEELQYLESWIKQRMQTSSSSSSSS; translated from the exons ATGCGAACAAGCACACTGACGAAACCGATCGTTCTCCTCTCGATCGCACTACTGAGCACTGTTATCTTCTTCGCATTCTTCTTCGAGAACAAGCCTTACTCATcatcatttccttcttcttcagacACCATGGCTCGAACCTTCGTCTTGTGGCTTCACGGGCTTGGAGATTCGGGACCTGCCAACGAACCCATCAAGTCACTTTTCAAGTCCCCTGAGTTTAGGAACACTAAGTGGCTCTTCCCTTCCGCTCCTCCAAATCCAGTCTCCTGCAATC ATGGTATGGTGATGCCTTCTTGGTTTGACATCCGTGAGCTTCCTCTTACCGCG GGCTCTCCGAATGATGAAAGCAGCGTGCTTGAAGCAGTTAAGAACGTTCATGCCATTATAGATAAGGAGATTTCTGGAGGAATCAAGCCAGAAAACGTGTATATCTGTGGATTTAGCCAAGGAG GGGCATTGACCTTGGCTAGTGTTCTGCTTTACCCAAAAACTCTTGGAGGAGGTGCAGTCTTTAGCGGATGGGTTCCATTCAATTCTTCAGTCATCAACCAGTTTACCAAAGATGCTATAAAG ACACCAATCTTGTGGTCTCATGGGATTGATGACAAGACTGTACTATTCGAAGCTGGTCAAGCAGCTCTTCCTTTCCTTCAACAAGCTGGTGTTACTTGTGAATTCAAG GCATATCCTGATCTTGGACACTCAATCAGTAATGAGGAGCTTCAGTATCTGGAGTCATGGATCAAACAAAGGATgcagacttcttcttcttcttcttcttcttcttaa
- the LOC106440449 gene encoding carboxylesterase SOBER1, which yields MVKLLRNCFICISSCSGSSDAMARRPFILWLHGLGDSGPANEHVKTVFKSPELSDAKWLFPSAPYNPVTCNKGRVMPSWFDVPELPFKAGSRIDEASILEAVKDVHAIIDEEIARGTRPENVFICGLSQGGALTLASVLLYPKTLGGGAVLSGWVPFTSSIINQFPEQAKKTPILWSHGTDDELVLFEAGQAALPFLEQAGVTCEFKAYPGLAHWMSNKELQYIESWIKSRMQSSSSSS from the exons ATGGTCAAGCTGTTGAGAAACTGCTTCATTTGTATCTCTTCTTGCTCAGGGAGCTCAGACGCCATGGCTCGACGACCCTTCATCTTGTGGCTTCACGGGTTGGGAGACTCTGGACCTGCCAACGAACACGTCAAAACAGTTTTCAAGTCCCCGGAGCTGAGTGACGCCAAGTGGCTATTCCCTTCTGCTCCATACAATCCTGTTACCTGCAACA AGGGTCGGGTGATGCCTTCTTGGTTTGATGTCCCTGAGCTTCCTTTTAAAGCG GGATCTCGAATTGATGAAGCCAGCATTCTTGAAGCAGTTAAGGACGTTCATGCCATTATAGACGAGGAGATTGCAAGAGGAACAAGACCAGAAAACGTTTTTATCTGTGGTTTAAGCCAAGGAG GTGCTTTAACATTGGCTAGTGTTCTTCTCTATCCCAAAACTCTTGGAGGAGGAGCGGTCCTTAGTGGTTGGGTTCCATTCACTTCTTCAATCATCAATCAATTTCCCGAACAAGCTAAAAAG ACGCCAATATTGTGGTCTCATGGGACTGATGACGAGCTTGTGCTCTTTGAAGCCGGTCAAGCTGCTCTTCCTTTTCTTGAACAAGCCGGTGTCACCTGTGAATTCAAG GCATATCCAGGTCTTGCGCACTGGATGAGCAACAAGGAGCTACAGTATATAGAGTCATGGATCAAGTCACGGATGCAAAGTTCGTCGTCCTCGTCCTGA
- the LOC106440448 gene encoding mitochondrial pyruvate carrier 4, producing MATSRLQALWNHPAGPKTIHFWAPTFKWGISIANIADFAKPTDKISYPQQIAVTCTGVIWSRYSMVITPKNWNLFSVNVAMAGTGMYQLARKIKNDFASDVEPVVAKE from the exons ATGGCGACATCGAGGCTTCAAGCTCTGTGGAATCACCCTGCCGGACCTAAAACCA TTCATTTCTGGGCGCCAACGTTCAAGTGGGGAATCAGCATTGCTAACATTGCAGACTTTGCTAAACCTACTGATAAAATATCCTACCCTCAACAGATTG CTGTGACATGCACTGGAGTTATCTGGTCTCGCTACAGCATGGTTATCACTCCC AAAAACTGGAACCTCTTTAGCGTCAATGTTGCTATGGCTGGGACTGGCATGTACCAGCTTGCTCGTAAAATCAA AAACGATTTTGCATCTGATGTGGAGCCTGTTGTTGCCAAAGAATGA
- the LOC125589921 gene encoding glutamic acid-rich protein-like, with protein MEGVGGRLGRSSTRYGGPATVFTGPVRKWKKKWVHVSPSTKKLNHSSSSAASDAANGSHLLFFKWAPLSQTGNGNEDGKSESLSPSEDTVAVAAEDPPRRRFKYVPIALLEEQKNEVTEIEEDDKVEEEEQKKEIEQDASAAAEPSEKKAQVEEKPDMNDVPMEDYQEEGKTVRQDLNESTKDSGLNLNANDVDSENNPKGVEPLEER; from the exons atGGAAGGAGTAGGAGGTCGGTTAGGGAGGTCCTCGACTCGTTACGGAGGACCGGCGACGGTATTCACAGGTCCGGTGAggaagtggaagaagaagtgggttCACGTCTCTCCCTCCACCAAGAAGCTCAAtcactcctcctcctccgcagCTTCCGACGCCGCTAACGGATCGCATTTGCTGTTCTTCAAGTGGGCGCCATTGTCTCAGACCGGGAACGGGAACGAAGACGGTAAAAGTGAGAGTCTTTCTCCCAGCGAAGACACTGTTGCGGTAGCAGCAGAAGATCCTCCAAGGCGTAGGTTCAAATACGTGCCG ATCGCATTACTTGAGGAGCAGAAGAACGAAGTTACAGAAATTGAGGAAGATGATAAGGTTGAGGAAGAGGAGCAGAAGAAGGAAATTGAGCAAGACGCAAGTGCTGCAGCAGAGCCAAGCGAGAAGAAAGCACAAGTTGAGGAAAAACCAGACATGAATGATGTTCCTATGGAAGATTATCAG GAGGAAGGAAAAACAGTGCGACAAGATCTGAACGAAAGCACTAAGGATTCAGGACTTAACTTGAATGCAAACGATGTAGATTCTGAGAACAATCCGAAAGGGGTCGAGCCATTAGAAGAGAGATAA
- the LOC106440445 gene encoding alkaline ceramidase-like: MADGMSSFWGPVTSTIECCEKNYAYSSYIAEFYNTISNVPGILLALIGLVNALRQRFEKRFSVLHISNMILAIGSMLYHATLQHVQQQSDETPMVWEILLYMYILYSPDWHYRSTMPTFLFLYGAAFAAAHAFLRFGIGFKVHYVILCLLCIPRMYKYYIHTEDTAAKRIAKWYVATILVGSVCWFCDRVFCKRISQWPVNPQGHALWHVFMSFNSYCANTFLMFCRAQQRGWNPKVKYFLGVLPYVKIEKPKEQ; this comes from the exons ATGGCTGATGGGATGTCGAGCTTTTGGGGTCCAGTGACTTCCACCATAGAGTGTTGTGAGAAGAACTACGCCTACTCCTCTTACATTGCAGAGTTCTACAACACCATCTCCAACGTCCCTGGGATTCTCTTGGCTCTCATTGGTCTCGTCAATGCCTTAAGGCAACGGTTCGAGAAGAGGTTCAGCGTCCTCCACATATCCAACATGATCCTCGCTATCGGCAGCATGCTCTACCATGCCACTTTGCAGCACGT GCAACAACAGAGTGATGAGACGCCGATGGTGTGGGAGATACTTCTCTACATGTACATCCTTTACTCACCAGACTGGCATTACAGAAGCACTATGCCAACTTTTCTCTTCCTCTACGGTGCCGCCTTTGCTGCTGCCCACGCTTTCCTCAGGTTTGGGATCGGTTTCAAGGTCCACTACGTGATCCTCTGCCTTCTCTGCATCCCTCGGATGTACAAGTACTACATTCACACGGAGGACACTGCGGCCAAAAGGATTGCGAAGTGGTATGTGGCCACGATCCTTGTGGGGAGTGTTTGCTGGTTCTGTGACCGTGTTTTCTGCAAAAGGATATCTCAGTGGCCTGTGAACCCTCAGGGACATGCTCTGTGGCATGTGTTTATGAGTTTCAACTCGTACTGTGCGAACACGTTCTTGATGTTCTGTCGAGCTCAGCAGCGTGGATGGAATCCAAAGGTTAAGTACTTTCTGGGGGTTCTTCCTTACGTCAAGATCGAGAAGCCAAAAGAACAATGA
- the LOC106440444 gene encoding U4/U6.U5 tri-snRNP-associated protein 2 translates to MKSERDEVKNGGVEEEERELKRKREKEQSPPLDELEDDAFKGRGKHSRNVEVRRDCPYLDTVNRQVLDFDFERFCSVSLSNLNVYACLVCGKYFQGRSQKSHAYTHSLEAGHHVYINLLTEKVYCLPDSYEINDPSLDDIRHVLNPRFSRAQVEELDRNKQWSRALDGSDYLPGMVGLNNIQKTEFVNVTIQSLMRVTPLRNFFLIPENYQHCKSPLVHRFGELTRKIWHSRNFKGQVSPHEFLQAVMKASKKRFRIGQQSDPVEFMSWLLNTLHMDLRTSKDASSIIHQCFQGELEVVREYQGNESKEISRMPFLMLGLDLPPPPLFKDVMEKNIIPQVALFDLLKKFDGETVTEVVRPKLARMRYRVTKSPPYLMFHMVRFKKNNFFKEKNPTLVNFPVKDMELRDYIPSLPTAAEGGKVSSKYNLIANIVHDGKPEDGYFRVFVQRKSQELWYEMQDLHVAETLPQMVELSEAYMQIYELQEE, encoded by the exons ATGAAAAGTGAGAGAGACGAAGTCAAGAACGGTGGTGTtgaggaggaagagagagagctgAAGcggaagagagagaaggaacaGTCTCCACCACTGGATGAGCTCGAAGACGACGCCTTTAAGGGTCGTGGGAAGCATTCTCGCAACGTCGAAGTTCGTCGCGATTGCCCTTACCTCGATACCGTCAACCGTCAG gtcttggattttgatttcgAGAGGTTCTGCTCTGTCTCCTTGTCGAATCTGAACGTGTACGCGTGTCTCGTCTGCGGGAAGTACTTCCAAGGGAGAAGCCAGAAGTCTCATGCTTATACGCATAGCTTGGAAGCAGGACACCACGTTTACATCAATCTTTTGACGGAGAAGGTGTATTGTCTTCCTGATAGTTATGAGATAAATGACCCTTCTTTGGATGACATTCGACATGTCTTGAATCCAAG GTTTAGTAGGGCACAGGTAGAGGAACTTGATAGGAATAAGCAGTGGTCTAGGGCTCTTGATGGCTCTGATTATCTTCCCGGAATG GTGGGGTTGAACAACATACAGAAGACAGAGTTTGTGAATGTTACAATCCAGTCGTTGATGAGAGTTACTCCTTTAAGGAACTTCTTCCTTATCCCTGAGAATTATCAGCACTGCAAGTCTCCTCTTGTTCACCGCTTTGGGGAACTCACTCGTAAGATTTGGCATTCTCGGAACTTTAAAGGACAG GTGAGTCCACATGAATTCTTGCAAGCTGTCATGAAGGCCAGCAAGAAACGATTCAGGATAGGCCAACAATCAGATCCAGTAGAGTTCATGTCGTGGCTGCTCAACACTTTGCATATGGATCTTAGAACTTCAAAGGACGCCAGCAGTATCATCCATCAGTGCTTCCAG GGTGAGCTGGAGGTTGTGAGAGAGTATCAAGGCAATGAAAGCAAAGAAATATCCAGGATGCCTTTTCTGATGCTTGGGCTAGATTTGCCACCGCCTCCTCTTTTCAAAGATGTCATGGAGAAAAACATTATTCCGCAG GTTGCTCTATTCGATTTATTGAAGAAGTTTGATGGAGAAACTGTGACAGAGGTGGTTCGCCCTAAGCTAGCCAGAATGAGATATCGAGTAACCAAATCTCCTCCTTACTTGATGTTCCATATGGTTCGGTTCAAGAAGAATAACTTCTTCAAAGAGAAGAATCCTACATTGG TTAACTTCCCAGTGAAGGACATGGAGCTGAGGGATTACATACCATCACTGCCTACTGCTGCAGAAGGCGGGAAGGTTTCTTCCAAGTACAATCTAATCGCTAACATTGTGCATGATGGTAAGCCTGAGGATGGGTACTTCAGGGTCTTTGTGCAGCGCAAGTCACAAGAGCTATG GTACGAGATGCAGGATTTGCATGTTGCAGAAACACTTCCCCAAATGGTAGAACTATCGGAAGCATACATGCAGATATATGAGCTGCAGGAGGAATAG
- the LOC125589924 gene encoding transcription factor rlmA-like, which yields MVSDQDLAKGVETLLRQSDPSSLTSLTSVVQQLEAKLGLDLTEKTNFIRDQINLLLRPHPPPSSSSSASASASTAQPPPPPPQQLHFGVNVPAKGHFALHPPASYSQQYPQHFALQPPPPPYHSYDLNFRQPYPPYMPPPQHQHSQLQSPRQGQGPSVLVSQAPKESVPPAGTKRKGGPGGLNKVCRVSPELEVVVGEPALPRTEIVRQLWAYIRKNNLQDPSNKRKIICDDALRVVFETDCTDMFKMNKLLAKHILPLDPSKDSGQAKRAKAEVETKTETTEPVSSTSAVALSEPLAKFFGTGETEMTEEAIIRRVWEYIKLNNLEDPANPMAIQCDEKLRELLGCESISAVGINEMLRRHMYKPS from the exons atggTGTCGGACCAGGATCTAGCGAAAGGAGTCGAGACTCTGCTCCGACAATCCGACCCTAGCTCCCTCACTTCGTTAACCAGTGTCGTTCAGCAGCTTGAAGCTAAGCTAGGGTTAGACCTAACCGAGAAGACAAACTTCATCAGAGACCAAATCAATCTCCTCCTCCGTCCTCACCCAccaccctcctcctcctcctccgcctccgCTTCCGCATCAACCGCACAACCTCCTCCACCGCCGCCGCAGCAGCTGCATTTCGGCGTCAATGTTCCGGCGAAAGGGCACTTCGCACTTCACCCTCCTGCTTCGTATTCGCAGCAATACCCTCAACATTTCGCTctccagcctcctcctcctccttacCACTCTTATGACCTCAATTTCCGGCAGCCGTATCCTCCGTACATGCCGCCTCCGCAGCACCAGCATAGCCAGCTACAGTCTCCGCGACAAGGACAAGGACCCTCTGTTCTCGTTTCGCAAGCCCCAAAAGAAAG TGTTCCTCCAGCTGGAACTAAAAGAAAGGGTGGTCCTGGAGGGTTAAACAAAGTCTGTAGGGTCTCTCCAGAGCTTGAAGTTGTTGTTGGTGAACCTGCCCTTCCAAGAACTGAG ATTGTGAGGCAACTGTGGGCTTACATAAGGAAGAACAACCTCCAAGACCCGAGTAACAAGCGGAAGATCATATGTGATGATGCCTTGCGTGTGGTTTTCGAGACTGATTGTACTGACATGTTCAAGATGAATAAGTTGCTTGCTAAGCATATCCTCCCCCTTGATCCATCAA AGGACTCCGGTCAAGCTAAACGGGCAAAAGCTGAAGTGGAGACTAAAACTGAGACCACAGAGCCTGTTAGTTCAACTTCAGCTGTTGCATTATCTGAGCCACTTGCAAAGTTCTTTGGCACTGGTGAGACTGAGATGACGGAGGAAGCAATCATTCGCCGTGTTTGGGAATACATAAAGCTCAACAACTTAGAG GATCCGGCAAATCCAATGGCTATTCAGTGTGATGAGAAGCTCCGTGAACTTCTTGGGTGTGAAAGCATTTCAGCTGTGGGGATAAATGAGATGCTAAGGCGCCATATGTACAAGCCTTCCTGA